The genomic stretch AGGAGACGGGCCTCTCCGAGATAGAAATCGAGGAGAACGGGCGCCGGGTGCGGCTGGCGAAGCAGCTTCTTGTGGAAACCGTCGCCGTGCCCGCGCGCGCGCACTCGGGAGCCTCCCCGGCGGGGCGCGTGCCGTCGGGTGACGCGCCCGCCGACCCGGAGACGGAGGCGCTGCTGGCGGAGGGGCTCACCACGATTGACTCGCCCATGGTGGGCACGTTTTACGCCTCGTCCTCGCCGACGGACCCGCCTTTTGTGCAGGTGGGCGACACGGTGGACGCGGACCAGGTGGTCTGCATCGTCGAGGCGATGAAAATCATGAACGAGGTCACGGCGAAGGTGCCCGCCATTGTCGAGCGGGTGCTGGTGCGCAACGGCGCGCCGGTGGAGTACGGGCAGCCGCTGCTGGCCG from Candidatus Hydrogenedentota bacterium encodes the following:
- the accB gene encoding acetyl-CoA carboxylase biotin carboxyl carrier protein encodes the protein MDFSEIQELIRLFEETGLSEIEIEENGRRVRLAKQLLVETVAVPARAHSGASPAGRVPSGDAPADPETEALLAEGLTTIDSPMVGTFYASSSPTDPPFVQVGDTVDADQVVCIVEAMKIMNEVTAKVPAIVERVLVRNGAPVEYGQPLLAVRPLA